The following nucleotide sequence is from bacterium.
GCATCGGGTCCTGGAGAAGGTCCGAGACGAACTCTGACCGTTTCGCAGGCCTTCCTGCTCGCATGAGTTCTGCGTCAGCCCTACGGTACGACGATGCGCACCTTCGTATCGGCCACGGTTGCCGTCCTGCTGCTCGCTTCGGGAATCGCGCTTGCGCTCGGGAAGAGCCCAGTGCCGCGGCTGCGCTTCGTTCGCGACGGCACCGAGGTGAACTCGAAAACGCTCGATCAGCTGCGGGCTGCGTGCGCTGAGCGCACGCTCGAGATCGGGAAGGATCCGTACTACGGCGTAGCGAAGCGTTTTCGCGTGTGTCCGTTGCGGGAGGTCCTGGCGTTGGGCTTCGGCGATGCGGCCGCACTGGCTGGCGAAGGTCTCCTTCTACGCGCCCTGGACGGCTACACGCGGCAAGCGGAGGCGGATCGGCTGCTGGGCCCCGGGGCCTACCTCGCGTTTGCCGATGCGGACCGGCTCGTCCGTGGCGAAGAGGGCTTCGACCCGATCGACCGGCGCCAGCTGGACCCCGCACCCTTCTATCTGGTGTGGGAGCGGCCGGAGCAGTGGGATGCGCACGCATGGCCGTGGCCCTATCAGCTCGCGACGATCGAAATTGCCAGCTTCGAGGAGCGGTTTCCCCATACGGTGCCGACCGGGAAGGAGACGGGTTCGCCAGCGGTCCGAGGCTACGGGCTCTTCCAGCGCGAGTGTGCCCATTGTCATGCGATCAACGGGGAGGGCGGCAAGGTCGGCCCAGAGCTGAACGTGCCGCGCAACATCACCGAGTATCGCCCGGCGCATCAGTTGCGGGAGTTCATCCGCAACCCGGAGAGCTTTCGTTACACGAGCATGCCCGCTCACCAGCATCTGACCGAACCGGATCTGGACGCGTTGCTCGCCTACCTGGCCCGGATGGCAGAGCTGAAACATGACCCCGGTCCGCCGGGAGGTGACTCATGAGGACGCTGGGGCTGCTTCATCCCGGCCAGATGGGGGCCAGCGTGGGTGCCTGTGCGCGGGAGAGCGGTCAGCGGGTGGTTGTGGCCCTGGATGGACGGACGGCGGCTACGCGCGCGCGGGCGGTGGACGCCGGCCTGGAAGATGTCGGCGGGCTCGCAGAAGTGGTCAGGGAAAGCGAGCTGATCCTGGCGGTCTGCCCGCCGAGTGCTGCGCGAGAGTTGCTGGAGGCGGTACTCGCCCACGACTTCGAGGGCCTCTACGTCGACGCCAATGCGATTTCACCCGCGACGGCCCGCGAGTTGGCACTCCGTTGCGAGGGCAAGGCTCGCTTCGTCGATGCTGGAATCATCGGTCCCCCGGCGCGCCAACCGGGTACGACGCGGCTGCACCTTTCTGGAGATGAAGCCGCCGAGGCCGCAGCCTTGTTCGTCGCAGGGCCTCTCGAAGCTCGTGTGGTTTCGAACGAGGTGGGCGCCGCATCGGCCCTGAAGATGGTGTTCGCAGCCTGGACCAAGGGGAGTACCGCGCTGTTGGCCGCCATCCATGCGGTTGCCGCCGGTGAGGGGGTCGAGCAGGCCTTGCGGGCCGAGTGGGAAATCCTGGCCCCGGATGTGCCGCGTCGCCTCGACCGCGGCGTGCCTTCGGTCGCTGCAAAGGCTTGGCGTTTCGAGGGCGAGATGCGAGAGATCGCGGCGACGTTCGAGGCTGCGGGCCTGCCGGATGGTTTCCATCAGGCGGCTGCGGAGGTCTACCGACGTCTTGCAGGTTTCCAGGATGCCCAGGAGCCTCCGCCCCTCTCAGCCATTGCGGCGGCTCTACGTCCCAGCGAGGAGTGATACTCTTCGCTCCTCTTTGGCAGGAGTTCTGATGATCGGTCTGGTTGCGGCACCCGCGTTCCTGGAGGTCCACCCGAACGGGCGGATTCCGGCCTTGGAGTGCCGCGAGGATGCTTCAGCCATGAGCGGGGCCCTCGCTGTGTTGCTCGCTGCCGCGTTTGCCATCTGAAGAACGTGATGCGCCTGCTCGTGCTCGACGCCTACGCCCGGGAGGGCCGTGAGAAGTTGGTCCGCGGCGGAGCGACCGAGGCGGGGCCCTTGTATGCCGAGTGTGTCCGGGCGCTGGCTCCCATGGCTGAAATGGAGATTGGTTTTCCGGCCGATGCGGATTGGACGCCTCCTGAAGCCCTCGACCAATATGACGGCATGCTGTGGAGCGGCTCCAGCCTGACGATCCACGTGAAGGACGATCCGCAGGTCACCCGCCAGGTCGAGTTGGCTCGCCGCGGGTTCGAGGTGGGGCTGCCCGCTCATGGGAGCTGTTGGGCGGCCCAGCTCGCGGTGGTCGCGGCCGGCGGCGTGTGCAGGCGGAATCCCAGGGGGCGCGAGTTCGGCGTGTCCCGCAAGATCCAGTTGACGGATTCCGGTACGGCTCATCCGATGTACGAGGGGAAACCGGCGGTCTTCGATGCATTGACGAGCCATCAGGACGAGATCGAGAGTCTACCGCCCGGGGCGACGCTGCTGGCAACGAACGAGTTCACGCGGGTTCAGGCGGTGTCCATCGAGCAGGGTCGGGGCCGCTTCTGGGCCGTGCAGTATCACCCGGAATATCACCTCCACGAGATCGCGCGCCAGGCGCATATCCGAACCGCCGATCTGATCGCGCAGGGTAGTTTTGCCGATGAGGCGGGTGCTGCAGCGTGGATTCACGACCTGGAGACTCTTCACGCGAACCCGGATCGAAGCGACATCGCCTGGCGCTACGGGATCGACGCGGATGTGGTCGACCCGGGCATCCGGTTGCGAGAGCTCGCCAACTGGTTGGCTCACGAGGTCGAACCACGGGCCCGTCGGCGTCTGGGGGGATCGTGTTAGGCTCCTGCTCATGAGGGTTTCCTACGAATGAGCGATCTGGGCATCGAGCTACAAGGCCGTGTGGCGCGGGTCGAGATCCAACGCGGCCCTGCCAACTTCTTCGATATGGGCCTGATTCGCGATCTGGCCGATACCTTTCACGAACTGGCCGAGGGCGACCGCTGCCGGGCCATCGTCTTGTGCTCTGAAGGCAAGCATTTCTGTGCTGGCGCCGATTTCAGCGGCCGGGGGCGAAGGGACGAGCCGGGAGACCTCTACGCCGAGGCCGTGCGCTTGTTCGAAGCGCCGTTGCCCTTCGTGGCTGCGATCCAGGGCGCTGCGATCGGCGGCGGGTTGGGCCTCGCATTGGCTGCGGATTTTCGGGTGGCCGCCCCAGAAGCGCGCTTCGCCGCCAATTTTGCACGCCTTGGGTTCCATCAGGGCTTTGGCCTGAGCGTGACACTTCCCGAACTGGTCGGAACGAGTGCTGCAGCGGAACTGCTCTACACCGGCCGTCGTGTGAAGGGGGAGGAAGCCCTGGCCCTGGGCTTGTGCCACCGGCTCGTTGCAAGGGAACAGCTGCACGAATTCGCTCACGGGCTCGCCCACGAGATTGCGCTCTCGGCGCCCCTGGCCGTGCGGTCGATTCGTCGCACCCTGCGCGGCGATCTGGCCGAGCGGATCCGG
It contains:
- a CDS encoding cytochrome c; the protein is MRTFVSATVAVLLLASGIALALGKSPVPRLRFVRDGTEVNSKTLDQLRAACAERTLEIGKDPYYGVAKRFRVCPLREVLALGFGDAAALAGEGLLLRALDGYTRQAEADRLLGPGAYLAFADADRLVRGEEGFDPIDRRQLDPAPFYLVWERPEQWDAHAWPWPYQLATIEIASFEERFPHTVPTGKETGSPAVRGYGLFQRECAHCHAINGEGGKVGPELNVPRNITEYRPAHQLREFIRNPESFRYTSMPAHQHLTEPDLDALLAYLARMAELKHDPGPPGGDS
- a CDS encoding NAD(P)-dependent oxidoreductase, yielding MRTLGLLHPGQMGASVGACARESGQRVVVALDGRTAATRARAVDAGLEDVGGLAEVVRESELILAVCPPSAARELLEAVLAHDFEGLYVDANAISPATARELALRCEGKARFVDAGIIGPPARQPGTTRLHLSGDEAAEAAALFVAGPLEARVVSNEVGAASALKMVFAAWTKGSTALLAAIHAVAAGEGVEQALRAEWEILAPDVPRRLDRGVPSVAAKAWRFEGEMREIAATFEAAGLPDGFHQAAAEVYRRLAGFQDAQEPPPLSAIAAALRPSEE
- a CDS encoding type 1 glutamine amidotransferase, with the translated sequence MKNVMRLLVLDAYAREGREKLVRGGATEAGPLYAECVRALAPMAEMEIGFPADADWTPPEALDQYDGMLWSGSSLTIHVKDDPQVTRQVELARRGFEVGLPAHGSCWAAQLAVVAAGGVCRRNPRGREFGVSRKIQLTDSGTAHPMYEGKPAVFDALTSHQDEIESLPPGATLLATNEFTRVQAVSIEQGRGRFWAVQYHPEYHLHEIARQAHIRTADLIAQGSFADEAGAAAWIHDLETLHANPDRSDIAWRYGIDADVVDPGIRLRELANWLAHEVEPRARRRLGGSC
- a CDS encoding enoyl-CoA hydratase/isomerase family protein is translated as MSDLGIELQGRVARVEIQRGPANFFDMGLIRDLADTFHELAEGDRCRAIVLCSEGKHFCAGADFSGRGRRDEPGDLYAEAVRLFEAPLPFVAAIQGAAIGGGLGLALAADFRVAAPEARFAANFARLGFHQGFGLSVTLPELVGTSAAAELLYTGRRVKGEEALALGLCHRLVAREQLHEFAHGLAHEIALSAPLAVRSIRRTLRGDLAERIREATRHEQAEQDRLRKTADFAEGVKAMAERREPRFEGK